A genome region from Arachis duranensis cultivar V14167 chromosome 6, aradu.V14167.gnm2.J7QH, whole genome shotgun sequence includes the following:
- the LOC107491735 gene encoding long-chain-alcohol oxidase FAO2 isoform X1, whose translation MEDGKSCHPLLRGGNRREKGYSHGLSSSQMQVMASFCEALLPSLPLNKEQNPQHNHALSAFYNISGSQAPFPDETAEIMIKRALPEAWSLVSWVLQILSFRFGTLLLCGKDCLEWKWPFIHKFSEISLNKREEILKKWSRENHWTPLRIVFVFIKLVSFYNFFTRTDGSGHNPAWEAMGYKVDTRQKLTHKERPLQKGIVETMYENDSTLIQSLNEKGLEVTEDLEHNSYNIKCDVVIVGSGCGGGVAAAILANSGLKVVVLEKGEYFVSEDYSSFEGPSTNELYESGGIMSSVDGKMMILAGSTVGGGSAINWSACIRTPDPVLKEWSEKCKIPLFGSSNYQSAMDAVCKRIGVTPQCAKESFQNQILREGCKKVDLKVESVATNASADHYCGSCCYGCRTGDKKGTDSTWLVDAVANGAVILAGCKAEKFILEDGKNGLKKKKCIGVIAAATWRSKVSKKLRIESKVSISSCGSLSTPPLLISSGLQNPYIGKNLRLHPVQLAWGYFPEDMTNFSGTNYEGGIITAIHKEFAEDSTPKFIIEAPALGPGSFSTLVPWVSGLDAKDRLAKYARTANLFALVRDKGSGEVKAEGRVSYRLDQVDKESLRIGLRKALRILVAAGAVEVGTYRSDGQRIKCKGIKEEDFEEFLDTVTVPGGPSSRNELWTIFTTAHQMASCRMGATEDDGALDENGESWEAEGLYVCDASVFPNAVGVNPMITIQSTAYCIATKIAESLMKEMKNMNS comes from the exons ATGGAAGATGGAAAGAGTTGTCACCCTCTTCTGAGAGGAGGTAACAGAAGAGAGAAAGGTTACAGCCATGGCCTATCTTCCTCTCAGATGCAAGTTATGGCTTCCTTCTGTGAGGCCCTATTGCCTTCTCTCCCATTAAACAAGGAACAAAACCCGCAACACAATCATGCACTTTCAGCTTTCTACAATATCTCTGGTTCTCAGGCTCCATTTCCTGATGag ACTGCAGAGATCATGATCAAGAGGGCATTACCAGAAGCATGGTCCTTAGTTAGCTGGGTTCTGCAGATTCTTTCATTCAGGTTTGGAACACTGTTGCTTTGTGGAAAGGATTGCTTGGAATGGAAGTGGCCTTTCATCCACAAATTCTCTGAGATTTCATTgaacaaaagagaagaaattcTCAAGAAATGGTCAAGGGAGAACCATTGGACACCTCTAAGGATAGTGTTTGTGTTCATCAAACTTGTTTCCTTCTACAATTTCTTCACAAGG ACTGATGGAAGCGGGCACAATCCTGCATGGGAAGCAATGGGGTACAAAGTGGACACCAGACAGAAGTTAACACATAAGGAGAGGCCTCTACAGAAGGGGATAGTAGAGACTATGTATGAAAATGATTCTACTttaatccaatctctcaacGAAAAGGGCCTTGAAGTCACTGAAGATCTAGAGCACAATTCATACAACATCAAATGTGATGTTGTCATTGTTGGCTCTGGCTGTGGTGGAGGAGTTGCGGCTGCAATTCTCGCAAACTCGGGTCTGAAAGTGGTTGTCCTAGAGAAAGGAGAGTATTTTGTTTCCGAAGATTATTCTTCCTTTGAAGGTCCGTCCACGAATGAGCTTTATGAATCAGGTGGAATCATGTCAAGTGTCGACGGGAAGATGATGATCTTGGCTGGTTCAACAGTTGGTGGAGGCTCAGCTATAAACTGGTCTGCATGCATCAGAACACCTGATCCTGTTCTGAAGGAATGGTCTGAAAAATGTAAAATCCCACTTTTTGGAAGCTCTAATTATCAATCTGCAATGGATGCGGTATGCAAAAGGATTGGGGTGACACCACAATGCGCAAAAGAAagctttcaaaatcaaattctccGAGAAGGATGCAAGAAAGTTGACTTAAAAGTTGAGTCAGTTGCAACAAACGCTTCAGCAGATCATTATTGTGGCTCATGCTGCTATGGTTGTAGAACTGGAGATAAGAAGGGCACTGACTCTACTTGGTTGGTTGATGCTGTTGCGAACGGAGCAGTGATCCTCGCTGGATGTAAAGCCGAGAAGTTCATATTGGAAGATGGAAAGAATGGactgaagaaaaagaaatgcatAGGAGTAATTGCTGCAGCCACTTGGAGGAGTAAGGTCTCAAAGAAGCTCCGAATTGAATCCAAGGTATCTATTTCATCATGTGGCTCTCTCTCCACACCTCCTCTATTGATTTCAAGTGGCCTGCAAAATCCCTACATTGGGAAGAAC CTCCGTCTGCACCCGGTCCAGTTAGCTTGGGGCTACTTCCCGGAAGACATGACAAACTTCAGTGGTACTAACTATGAGGGAGGAATCATAACTGCAATCCACAAAGAATTTGCAGAGGATTCCACCCCAAAATTCATTATAGAAGCACCTGCTCTAGGACCTGGATCATTTTCAACATTGGTTCCTTGGGTCTCAGGGCTCGATGCGAAAGACAGGTTGGCGAAGTATGCAAGAACTGCTAACCTTTTTGCATTGGTAAGAGACAAGGGGTCAGGAGAAGTAAAGGCTGAAGGCAGAGTTTCTTACAGACTTGACCAAGTGGACAAGGAAAGCCTTAGAATTGGATTGAGGAAGGCCTTGAGGATCTTGGTTGCGGCCGGAGCTGTAGAAGTCGGCACTTACAGGAGTGATGGCCAAAGAATCAAATGCAAAGGGATCAAGGAGGAAGATTTTGAGGAGTTTCTGGACACAGTCACAGTGCCCGGTGGTCCCAGCTCAAGGAATGAActttggactattttcactaCTGCACATCAGATGGCAAGTTGTAGGATGGGCGCCACCGAAGATGACGGCGCGCTCGATGAAAATGGCGAGAGTTGGGAAGCAGAAGGGTTGTATGTGTGTGATGCAAGTGTGTTTCCCAATGCAGTTGGTGTCAACCCCATGATAACAATTCAGTCCACAGCATATTGTATTGCCACTAAGATTGCAGAATCACTGATGAAAGAAATGAAGAACATGAACAGCTAA
- the LOC107491735 gene encoding long-chain-alcohol oxidase FAO2 isoform X3 has protein sequence MEDGKSCHPLLRGGNRREKGYSHGLSSSQMQVMASFCEALLPSLPLNKEQNHALSAFYSVSGSQAPFPDETAEIMFKRVMPQAWSLVSWVLWILSFRFGALLLCGKDCLEWKWPFIHKFSEIPLNKREEILRKWSRENHWRPLRIVFVLIKLVSFYNFFTRTDGSGHNPAWEAMGYKVDTRQKLTHKERPLQKGIVETMYENDSTLIQSLTEKGLEVTEDPEHNSYNIKCDIVIVGSGCGGGVAAAILANSGLKVVVLEKGEYFVSEDYSSLEGPSMNELYESGGIMSSVDGKMMILAGSTVGGGSAINWSACIRTPDPVLKEWSERYKIPLFGSSNYQSAMDAVCKRIGVTPQCAKESFQNQIFREGCKKVGLKVESVAINASADHYCGSCCYGCRTGDKKGTHSTWLVDAVANGAVIVAGCKAEKFILEDGKNGLKKKKCIGVIAAATWRSKVTKKLRIESKVSISSCGSLSTPPLLISSGLQNPYIGKNLRLHPVQLAWGYFPEDMTNFSGTNYEGGIITAIHKEFAEDSTPKFIIEAPALGPGSFSTLVPWVSGLDAKDRLAKYARTANLFALVRDKGSGEVKAEGRVSYRLDQVDKESLRIGLRKALRILVAAGAVEVGTYRSDGQRIKCKGIKEEDFEEFLDTVTVPGGPSSRNELWTIFTTAHQMASCRMGATEDDGALDENGESWEAEGLYVCDASVFPNAVGVNPMITIQSTAYCIATKIAESLMKEMKNMNS, from the exons ATGGAAGATGGAAAGAGTTGTCACCCTCTTCTGAGAGGAGGTAACAGAAGAGAGAAAG GTTACAGCCATGGCCTATCTTCCTCTCAGATGCAAGTTATGGCTTCCTTCTGTGAGGCCCTATTGCCTTCTCTCCCATTAAACAAGGAACAAAATCATGCACTTTCAGCTTTCTACAGTGTCTCTGGTTCTCAGGCTCCATTTCCTGATGAg ACTGCAGAGATCATGTTCAAGAGGGTAATGCCACAAGCATGGTCCTTGGTTAGCTGGGTTTTGTGGATTCTTTCATTCAGGTTTGGGGCACTGTTGCTTTGTGGAAAGGATTGCTTGGAATGGAAGTGGCCTTTCATCCACAAATTCTCTGAGATTCCATTGAACAAGAGAGAAGAAATTCTCAGGAAATGGTCAAGGGAGAACCATTGGAGACCTCTCAGGATAGTGTTTGTGCTCATCAAACTTGTCTCCTTCTACAATTTCTTCACAAGG ACTGATGGAAGTGGGCATAATCCAGCATGGGAAGCAATGGGTTACAAAGTGGACACCAGGCAGAAGTTAACACATAAGGAGAGGCCTCTACAGAAGGGGATAGTAGAGACTATGTATGAAAATGATTCTACTTTAATCCAGTCTCTCACCGAAAAGGGCCTTGAAGTCACTGAAGATCCAGAGCACAATTCATACAATATCAAATGTGATATTGTCATTGTTGGCTCCGGCTGTGGTGGGGGAGTTGCGGCTGCAATTCTCGCAAACTCGGGTCTGAAAGTGGTTGTCCTAGAGAAAGGAGAGTATTTTGTTTCCGAAGATTATTCTTCCCTTGAAGGTCCATCCATGAATGAGCTTTATGAATCAGGTGGAATCATGTCAAGCGTCGATGGGAAGATGATGATCTTGGCTGGTTCAACAGTTGGTGGAGGCTCGGCTATAAACTGGTCTGCATGCATCAGAACACCTGATCCTGTTCTGAAGGAATGGTCTGAAAGATATAAAATCCCACTTTTTGGGAGCTCTAATTATCAATCTGCAATGGATGCGGTATGCAAAAGGATTGGTGTGACACCACAATGTGCAAAAGAAagctttcaaaatcaaattttcagaGAAGGATGCAAGAAAGTTGGCTTAAAAGTTGAGTCAGTTGCAATAAACGCTTCAGCAGATCACTATTGTGGCTCATGCTGTTATGGTTGTAGAACTGGAGATAAGAAGGGCACTCACTCTACTTGGTTGGTTGATGCTGTGGCGAATGGTGCAGTGATTGTCGCCGGATGTAAAGCCGAGAAGTTCATATTGGAAGATGGAAAGAATGGactgaagaaaaagaaatgcatAGGAGTAATTGCTGCAGCCACTTGGAGGAGTAAGGTCACAAAGAAACTCCGAATCGAATCCAAGGTATCTATTTCATCATGTGGCTCTCTCTCCACTCCTCCTCTATTGATTTCAAGTGGTCTGCAAAATCCATACATTGGGAAGAACCTCCGTCTGCACCCGGTCCAGTTAGCTTGGGGCTACTTCCCGGAAGACATGACAAACTTCAGTGGTACTAACTATGAGGGAGGAATCATAACTGCAATCCACAAAGAATTTGCAGAGGATTCCACCCCAAAATTCATTATAGAAGCACCTGCTCTAGGACCTGGATCATTTTCAACATTGGTTCCTTGGGTCTCAGGGCTCGATGCGAAAGACAGGTTGGCGAAGTATGCAAGAACTGCTAACCTTTTTGCATTGGTAAGAGACAAGGGGTCAGGAGAAGTAAAGGCTGAAGGCAGAGTTTCTTACAGACTTGACCAAGTGGACAAGGAAAGCCTTAGAATTGGATTGAGGAAGGCCTTGAGGATCTTGGTTGCGGCCGGAGCTGTAGAAGTCGGCACTTACAGGAGTGATGGCCAAAGAATCAAATGCAAAGGGATCAAGGAGGAAGATTTTGAGGAGTTTCTGGACACAGTCACAGTGCCCGGTGGTCCCAGCTCAAGGAATGAActttggactattttcactaCTGCACATCAGATGGCAAGTTGTAGGATGGGCGCCACCGAAGATGACGGCGCGCTCGATGAAAATGGCGAGAGTTGGGAAGCAGAAGGGTTGTATGTGTGTGATGCAAGTGTGTTTCCCAATGCAGTTGGTGTCAACCCCATGATAACAATTCAGTCCACAGCATATTGTATTGCCACTAAGATTGCAGAATCACTGATGAAAGAAATGAAGAACATGAACAGCTAA
- the LOC107491735 gene encoding long-chain-alcohol oxidase FAO2 isoform X4, producing MQVMASFCEALLPSLPLNKEQNPQHNHALSAFYNISGSQAPFPDETAEIMFKRVMPQAWSLVSWVLWILSFRFGALLLCGKDCLEWKWPFIHKFSEIPLNKREEILRKWSRENHWRPLRIVFVLIKLVSFYNFFTRTDGSGHNPAWEAMGYKVDTRQKLTHKERPLQKGIVETMYENDSTLIQSLTEKGLEVTEDPEHNSYNIKCDIVIVGSGCGGGVAAAILANSGLKVVVLEKGEYFVSEDYSSLEGPSMNELYESGGIMSSVDGKMMILAGSTVGGGSAINWSACIRTPDPVLKEWSERYKIPLFGSSNYQSAMDAVCKRIGVTPQCAKESFQNQIFREGCKKVGLKVESVAINASADHYCGSCCYGCRTGDKKGTHSTWLVDAVANGAVIVAGCKAEKFILEDGKNGLKKKKCIGVIAAATWRSKVTKKLRIESKVSISSCGSLSTPPLLISSGLQNPYIGKNLRLHPVQLAWGYFPEDMTNFSGTNYEGGIITAIHKEFAEDSTPKFIIEAPALGPGSFSTLVPWVSGLDAKDRLAKYARTANLFALVRDKGSGEVKAEGRVSYRLDQVDKESLRIGLRKALRILVAAGAVEVGTYRSDGQRIKCKGIKEEDFEEFLDTVTVPGGPSSRNELWTIFTTAHQMASCRMGATEDDGALDENGESWEAEGLYVCDASVFPNAVGVNPMITIQSTAYCIATKIAESLMKEMKNMNS from the exons ATGCAAGTTATGGCTTCCTTCTGTGAGGCCCTATTGCCTTCTCTCCCATTAAACAAGGAACAAAACCCGCAACACAATCATGCACTTTCAGCTTTCTACAATATCTCTGGTTCTCAGGCTCCATTTCCTGATGag ACTGCAGAGATCATGTTCAAGAGGGTAATGCCACAAGCATGGTCCTTGGTTAGCTGGGTTTTGTGGATTCTTTCATTCAGGTTTGGGGCACTGTTGCTTTGTGGAAAGGATTGCTTGGAATGGAAGTGGCCTTTCATCCACAAATTCTCTGAGATTCCATTGAACAAGAGAGAAGAAATTCTCAGGAAATGGTCAAGGGAGAACCATTGGAGACCTCTCAGGATAGTGTTTGTGCTCATCAAACTTGTCTCCTTCTACAATTTCTTCACAAGG ACTGATGGAAGTGGGCATAATCCAGCATGGGAAGCAATGGGTTACAAAGTGGACACCAGGCAGAAGTTAACACATAAGGAGAGGCCTCTACAGAAGGGGATAGTAGAGACTATGTATGAAAATGATTCTACTTTAATCCAGTCTCTCACCGAAAAGGGCCTTGAAGTCACTGAAGATCCAGAGCACAATTCATACAATATCAAATGTGATATTGTCATTGTTGGCTCCGGCTGTGGTGGGGGAGTTGCGGCTGCAATTCTCGCAAACTCGGGTCTGAAAGTGGTTGTCCTAGAGAAAGGAGAGTATTTTGTTTCCGAAGATTATTCTTCCCTTGAAGGTCCATCCATGAATGAGCTTTATGAATCAGGTGGAATCATGTCAAGCGTCGATGGGAAGATGATGATCTTGGCTGGTTCAACAGTTGGTGGAGGCTCGGCTATAAACTGGTCTGCATGCATCAGAACACCTGATCCTGTTCTGAAGGAATGGTCTGAAAGATATAAAATCCCACTTTTTGGGAGCTCTAATTATCAATCTGCAATGGATGCGGTATGCAAAAGGATTGGTGTGACACCACAATGTGCAAAAGAAagctttcaaaatcaaattttcagaGAAGGATGCAAGAAAGTTGGCTTAAAAGTTGAGTCAGTTGCAATAAACGCTTCAGCAGATCACTATTGTGGCTCATGCTGTTATGGTTGTAGAACTGGAGATAAGAAGGGCACTCACTCTACTTGGTTGGTTGATGCTGTGGCGAATGGTGCAGTGATTGTCGCCGGATGTAAAGCCGAGAAGTTCATATTGGAAGATGGAAAGAATGGactgaagaaaaagaaatgcatAGGAGTAATTGCTGCAGCCACTTGGAGGAGTAAGGTCACAAAGAAACTCCGAATCGAATCCAAGGTATCTATTTCATCATGTGGCTCTCTCTCCACTCCTCCTCTATTGATTTCAAGTGGTCTGCAAAATCCATACATTGGGAAGAACCTCCGTCTGCACCCGGTCCAGTTAGCTTGGGGCTACTTCCCGGAAGACATGACAAACTTCAGTGGTACTAACTATGAGGGAGGAATCATAACTGCAATCCACAAAGAATTTGCAGAGGATTCCACCCCAAAATTCATTATAGAAGCACCTGCTCTAGGACCTGGATCATTTTCAACATTGGTTCCTTGGGTCTCAGGGCTCGATGCGAAAGACAGGTTGGCGAAGTATGCAAGAACTGCTAACCTTTTTGCATTGGTAAGAGACAAGGGGTCAGGAGAAGTAAAGGCTGAAGGCAGAGTTTCTTACAGACTTGACCAAGTGGACAAGGAAAGCCTTAGAATTGGATTGAGGAAGGCCTTGAGGATCTTGGTTGCGGCCGGAGCTGTAGAAGTCGGCACTTACAGGAGTGATGGCCAAAGAATCAAATGCAAAGGGATCAAGGAGGAAGATTTTGAGGAGTTTCTGGACACAGTCACAGTGCCCGGTGGTCCCAGCTCAAGGAATGAActttggactattttcactaCTGCACATCAGATGGCAAGTTGTAGGATGGGCGCCACCGAAGATGACGGCGCGCTCGATGAAAATGGCGAGAGTTGGGAAGCAGAAGGGTTGTATGTGTGTGATGCAAGTGTGTTTCCCAATGCAGTTGGTGTCAACCCCATGATAACAATTCAGTCCACAGCATATTGTATTGCCACTAAGATTGCAGAATCACTGATGAAAGAAATGAAGAACATGAACAGCTAA
- the LOC107491735 gene encoding long-chain-alcohol oxidase FAO2 isoform X2 has protein sequence MEDGKNCHPLLRGGNTREKGYSHGLSSSQMQVMASFCEALLPSLPLNKEQNHALSAFYSVSGSQAPFPDETAEIMFKRVMPQAWSLVSWVLWILSFRFGALLLCGKDCLEWKWPFIHKFSEIPLNKREEILRKWSRENHWRPLRIVFVLIKLVSFYNFFTRTDGSGHNPAWEAMGYKVDTRQKLTHKERPLQKGIVETMYENDSTLIQSLTEKGLEVTEDPEHNSYNIKCDIVIVGSGCGGGVAAAILANSGLKVVVLEKGEYFVSEDYSSLEGPSMNELYESGGIMSSVDGKMMILAGSTVGGGSAINWSACIRTPDPVLKEWSERYKIPLFGSSNYQSAMDAVCKRIGVTPQCAKESFQNQIFREGCKKVGLKVESVAINASADHYCGSCCYGCRTGDKKGTHSTWLVDAVANGAVIVAGCKAEKFILEDGKNGLKKKKCIGVIAAATWRSKVTKKLRIESKVSISSCGSLSTPPLLISSGLQNPYIGKNLRLHPVQLAWGYFPEDMTNFSGTNYEGGIITAIHKEFAEDSTPKFIIEAPALGPGSFSTLVPWVSGLDAKDRLAKYARTANLFALVRDKGSGEVKAEGRVSYRLDQVDKESLRIGLRKALRILVAAGAVEVGTYRSDGQRIKCKGIKEEDFEEFLDTVTVPGGPSSRNELWTIFTTAHQMASCRMGATEDDGALDENGESWEAEGLYVCDASVFPNAVGVNPMITIQSTAYCIATKIAESLMKEMKNMNS, from the exons ATGGAAGATGGAAAGAATTGTCACCCTCTTCTGAGAGGAGGTAACACAAGAGAGAAAGGTTACAGCCATGGCCTATCTTCCTCTCAGATGCAAGTTATGGCTTCCTTCTGTGAGGCCCTATTGCCTTCTCTCCCATTAAACAAGGAACAAAATCATGCACTTTCAGCTTTCTACAGTGTCTCTGGTTCTCAGGCTCCATTTCCTGATGAg ACTGCAGAGATCATGTTCAAGAGGGTAATGCCACAAGCATGGTCCTTGGTTAGCTGGGTTTTGTGGATTCTTTCATTCAGGTTTGGGGCACTGTTGCTTTGTGGAAAGGATTGCTTGGAATGGAAGTGGCCTTTCATCCACAAATTCTCTGAGATTCCATTGAACAAGAGAGAAGAAATTCTCAGGAAATGGTCAAGGGAGAACCATTGGAGACCTCTCAGGATAGTGTTTGTGCTCATCAAACTTGTCTCCTTCTACAATTTCTTCACAAGG ACTGATGGAAGTGGGCATAATCCAGCATGGGAAGCAATGGGTTACAAAGTGGACACCAGGCAGAAGTTAACACATAAGGAGAGGCCTCTACAGAAGGGGATAGTAGAGACTATGTATGAAAATGATTCTACTTTAATCCAGTCTCTCACCGAAAAGGGCCTTGAAGTCACTGAAGATCCAGAGCACAATTCATACAATATCAAATGTGATATTGTCATTGTTGGCTCCGGCTGTGGTGGGGGAGTTGCGGCTGCAATTCTCGCAAACTCGGGTCTGAAAGTGGTTGTCCTAGAGAAAGGAGAGTATTTTGTTTCCGAAGATTATTCTTCCCTTGAAGGTCCATCCATGAATGAGCTTTATGAATCAGGTGGAATCATGTCAAGCGTCGATGGGAAGATGATGATCTTGGCTGGTTCAACAGTTGGTGGAGGCTCGGCTATAAACTGGTCTGCATGCATCAGAACACCTGATCCTGTTCTGAAGGAATGGTCTGAAAGATATAAAATCCCACTTTTTGGGAGCTCTAATTATCAATCTGCAATGGATGCGGTATGCAAAAGGATTGGTGTGACACCACAATGTGCAAAAGAAagctttcaaaatcaaattttcagaGAAGGATGCAAGAAAGTTGGCTTAAAAGTTGAGTCAGTTGCAATAAACGCTTCAGCAGATCACTATTGTGGCTCATGCTGTTATGGTTGTAGAACTGGAGATAAGAAGGGCACTCACTCTACTTGGTTGGTTGATGCTGTGGCGAATGGTGCAGTGATTGTCGCCGGATGTAAAGCCGAGAAGTTCATATTGGAAGATGGAAAGAATGGactgaagaaaaagaaatgcatAGGAGTAATTGCTGCAGCCACTTGGAGGAGTAAGGTCACAAAGAAACTCCGAATCGAATCCAAGGTATCTATTTCATCATGTGGCTCTCTCTCCACTCCTCCTCTATTGATTTCAAGTGGTCTGCAAAATCCATACATTGGGAAGAACCTCCGTCTGCACCCGGTCCAGTTAGCTTGGGGCTACTTCCCGGAAGACATGACAAACTTCAGTGGTACTAACTATGAGGGAGGAATCATAACTGCAATCCACAAAGAATTTGCAGAGGATTCCACCCCAAAATTCATTATAGAAGCACCTGCTCTAGGACCTGGATCATTTTCAACATTGGTTCCTTGGGTCTCAGGGCTCGATGCGAAAGACAGGTTGGCGAAGTATGCAAGAACTGCTAACCTTTTTGCATTGGTAAGAGACAAGGGGTCAGGAGAAGTAAAGGCTGAAGGCAGAGTTTCTTACAGACTTGACCAAGTGGACAAGGAAAGCCTTAGAATTGGATTGAGGAAGGCCTTGAGGATCTTGGTTGCGGCCGGAGCTGTAGAAGTCGGCACTTACAGGAGTGATGGCCAAAGAATCAAATGCAAAGGGATCAAGGAGGAAGATTTTGAGGAGTTTCTGGACACAGTCACAGTGCCCGGTGGTCCCAGCTCAAGGAATGAActttggactattttcactaCTGCACATCAGATGGCAAGTTGTAGGATGGGCGCCACCGAAGATGACGGCGCGCTCGATGAAAATGGCGAGAGTTGGGAAGCAGAAGGGTTGTATGTGTGTGATGCAAGTGTGTTTCCCAATGCAGTTGGTGTCAACCCCATGATAACAATTCAGTCCACAGCATATTGTATTGCCACTAAGATTGCAGAATCACTGATGAAAGAAATGAAGAACATGAACAGCTAA